The Saccharothrix variisporea genome has a segment encoding these proteins:
- a CDS encoding FecCD family ABC transporter permease, whose protein sequence is MSVTAPVSVAGRRAFGLVCGLVALVLVALLSIAVGSRSIPLSVVLDVLFARDGSDSAFVVWELRIPRTLIGIAVGASLGVAGALMQALTRNPLADPGLLGVNAGASTAAALAISVFGLTDLRVFVWCAFGGAALAGVVLYAIAGRGGASPVRLALAGAAVSAALTGVTQAVILLDQQALDQMRFWTVGSLERAGWTTVVEVLPFLAVGLLIAFAMGRPLNALSLGDEAGKALGAHLGRTRLLTLVAITLLAGAATAAVGPLVFVGLAVPHMVRTFTGPDERWVVLYCAVLAPVLLLLADVLGRVMAREEIDVGVVTALLGAPVFLWLVRRGRA, encoded by the coding sequence GTGAGCGTCACGGCACCGGTCTCCGTTGCGGGTCGCCGTGCGTTCGGGCTGGTGTGCGGGCTGGTCGCGCTGGTTCTGGTGGCGTTGCTGAGCATCGCGGTCGGGTCGCGGTCGATCCCGTTGTCGGTCGTGCTGGACGTGCTGTTCGCGCGGGACGGCTCGGACTCGGCGTTCGTGGTGTGGGAGCTGCGGATCCCGCGCACGCTCATCGGGATCGCGGTCGGTGCCTCGCTCGGGGTGGCCGGGGCGTTGATGCAGGCGTTGACGCGCAACCCGTTGGCCGATCCGGGGTTGCTCGGGGTCAACGCGGGGGCTTCGACGGCGGCGGCGCTGGCGATCAGCGTGTTCGGACTGACCGACCTGCGGGTGTTCGTGTGGTGCGCGTTCGGCGGCGCGGCGCTCGCGGGCGTTGTCCTGTACGCCATCGCCGGGCGTGGCGGGGCTTCACCGGTCCGGTTGGCGTTGGCGGGTGCGGCGGTGTCGGCGGCGTTGACCGGCGTCACGCAGGCCGTGATCCTGCTGGACCAGCAGGCGTTGGACCAGATGCGGTTCTGGACCGTGGGGTCGTTGGAGCGGGCCGGGTGGACCACGGTGGTGGAGGTCTTGCCGTTCCTGGCGGTCGGGCTGCTGATCGCGTTCGCCATGGGGCGCCCGTTGAACGCGTTGTCGCTGGGCGACGAGGCCGGGAAGGCGTTGGGCGCGCACCTGGGGCGGACGCGGTTGCTGACGTTGGTCGCGATCACGCTGCTGGCCGGCGCGGCGACGGCGGCCGTGGGGCCGTTGGTGTTCGTCGGGTTGGCCGTGCCGCACATGGTGCGGACGTTCACCGGGCCGGATGAGCGGTGGGTCGTGCTGTACTGCGCGGTACTGGCGCCTGTGCTGCTATTGCTGGCCGACGTGCTCGGGCGGGTCATGGCGCGCGAGGAGATCGACGTGGGTGTCGTGACCGCGTTGTTGGGCGCGCCGGTGTTCTTGTGGTTGGTGCGGCGGGGGCGGGCATGA
- a CDS encoding nucleotide pyrophosphatase/phosphodiesterase family protein produces the protein MKPLVVIDVVGLTPGLLRHMPNLSALPGRAELGTVLPAVTCSAQATFLTGLTPAQHGIVGNGWYFRDLGEVHLWRQHNRLVQGEKLWETARRFEPSYKAANVCWWYAMGASTDITVTPRPIYHADGRKSPDCYVRPPELHDRLTGALGEFPLFQYWGPTAALKSSEWIVRASLKVFREERPDLLLVYVPHLDYDLQRFGPSSPQARKAASDVDKTLKPLLELDATIVVLSEYGITEARRPVDVNRALRRAGLLEVHTQAGMEYLDPWTSRAFAVADHQIAHVYVRDPADVPRARAVLSELPGIDQVYDRAEQGAVGLDHERSGELVAVAEPDAWFTYYYWLDDARAPDFARGVDIHRKPGYDPAELFFDPADRFAKAKAGLNLVRKKVGLRYAMNVVPLDPSCVRGSHGRLPDRAEDGPVLLSSAPVDRDRVEAVEVRDLLLELQGMPVKESQR, from the coding sequence GTGAAGCCGCTGGTGGTCATCGATGTGGTAGGCCTGACGCCGGGGTTGTTGCGGCACATGCCGAACCTGTCCGCCCTGCCCGGCCGGGCGGAGCTGGGCACGGTGCTGCCGGCGGTGACGTGCAGCGCGCAGGCGACCTTCCTGACCGGGCTCACGCCCGCGCAGCACGGGATCGTCGGCAACGGCTGGTACTTCCGCGACCTCGGCGAGGTCCACCTGTGGCGGCAGCACAACCGCCTGGTGCAGGGCGAGAAGCTGTGGGAGACCGCGCGGCGGTTCGAGCCGTCGTACAAGGCGGCGAACGTGTGCTGGTGGTACGCGATGGGCGCGTCCACCGACATCACCGTGACCCCGCGCCCGATCTACCACGCCGACGGCCGCAAGTCGCCCGACTGCTACGTCCGGCCGCCGGAGCTGCACGACCGGCTGACCGGGGCGCTGGGGGAGTTCCCCCTTTTCCAGTACTGGGGGCCGACGGCGGCGCTGAAGTCCAGCGAGTGGATCGTGCGCGCGTCGCTGAAGGTGTTCCGCGAGGAACGGCCGGACCTGCTGCTGGTCTACGTGCCACACCTGGACTACGACCTCCAGCGGTTCGGGCCTTCCTCGCCCCAGGCGCGCAAGGCCGCGTCCGACGTCGACAAGACCCTGAAACCGCTGTTGGAGCTGGACGCCACCATCGTCGTGCTGTCGGAGTACGGGATCACCGAGGCCCGGCGGCCGGTGGACGTGAACCGGGCGCTGCGCCGGGCAGGGCTGCTGGAGGTCCACACCCAGGCGGGCATGGAGTACCTGGACCCGTGGACGTCCCGGGCGTTCGCGGTGGCCGACCACCAGATCGCCCACGTCTACGTGCGCGACCCGGCGGACGTGCCCCGGGCGCGGGCGGTGCTGTCCGAACTGCCCGGCATCGACCAGGTGTACGACCGGGCCGAGCAGGGCGCGGTGGGGCTGGACCACGAGCGGTCCGGCGAGCTGGTCGCGGTGGCCGAGCCGGACGCCTGGTTCACCTACTACTACTGGCTGGACGACGCCCGCGCGCCGGACTTCGCCCGCGGGGTGGACATCCATCGCAAGCCCGGCTACGACCCGGCCGAGCTGTTCTTCGACCCGGCCGACCGGTTCGCCAAGGCCAAGGCGGGGCTGAACCTGGTGCGCAAGAAGGTGGGCCTGCGGTACGCGATGAACGTGGTGCCGCTGGACCCGTCGTGCGTTCGCGGCTCGCACGGCCGCCTGCCCGACCGGGCCGAGGACGGGCCGGTGCTGCTGAGCTCGGCGCCGGTGGACCGGGACCGGGTCGAGGCGGTGGAGGTCCGGGACCTGTTGCTGGAACTGCAAGGGATGCCTGTGAAGGAGTCGCAGCGATGA
- a CDS encoding sugar phosphate isomerase/epimerase family protein has translation MSRPITLFTGQWADLPFEEVCKLAAGWGYDGVEIACSGDHFEVDRAVSEDGYVEAKLAQLERHGLRVFAISNHLVGQAVCDDPIDFRHQAILPARIWGDGEPEGVRRRAAQEMADTARAAAKLGVDTVVGFTGSKIWKYVAMFPPVPAEVIEDGYEDFARRWNPILDVFDEVGVRFAHEVHPSEIAYDFWTTRRAMDAVDNRPAFGLNWDPSHFVWQDLDPVGFILDFADRIYHVDCKDTKKRFDGRNGRLGSHLPWAHPRRGWDFVSTGHGDVPWEECFRALNAIGYRGPISVEWEDAGMDRLRGAEEAVQFIRGLLFDQPTAAFDAAFTRREDG, from the coding sequence ATGAGCCGGCCGATCACGTTGTTCACCGGGCAGTGGGCGGACCTGCCGTTCGAGGAGGTCTGCAAGCTCGCCGCCGGGTGGGGGTACGACGGGGTGGAGATCGCGTGTTCCGGTGACCACTTCGAGGTCGACCGGGCGGTGTCGGAGGACGGGTACGTCGAGGCCAAGCTCGCCCAGTTGGAGCGGCACGGGTTGCGGGTCTTCGCCATCTCCAACCACCTGGTCGGGCAGGCGGTGTGCGACGACCCGATCGACTTCCGCCACCAGGCCATCCTGCCCGCCCGGATCTGGGGTGACGGGGAGCCCGAGGGCGTGCGGCGGCGGGCGGCGCAGGAGATGGCGGACACCGCACGGGCGGCGGCGAAGCTGGGCGTGGACACCGTCGTCGGGTTCACCGGGTCGAAGATCTGGAAGTACGTGGCCATGTTCCCGCCGGTGCCCGCTGAGGTCATCGAAGACGGGTACGAGGACTTCGCCCGGCGCTGGAACCCGATCCTGGACGTGTTCGACGAGGTCGGGGTCCGGTTCGCGCACGAAGTCCACCCGTCGGAGATCGCCTACGACTTCTGGACCACCCGGCGCGCGATGGACGCCGTGGACAACCGCCCGGCGTTCGGCCTGAACTGGGACCCGTCGCACTTCGTGTGGCAGGACCTCGACCCGGTCGGGTTCATCCTGGACTTCGCCGACCGGATCTACCACGTCGACTGCAAGGACACCAAGAAGCGCTTCGACGGCCGCAACGGGCGGCTGGGCTCGCACCTGCCGTGGGCGCACCCGAGGCGGGGGTGGGACTTCGTGTCCACCGGGCACGGTGACGTGCCGTGGGAGGAGTGCTTCCGGGCGCTGAACGCCATCGGCTACCGGGGCCCGATCTCGGTGGAGTGGGAGGACGCCGGCATGGACCGGTTGCGAGGGGCGGAGGAAGCGGTGCAGTTCATCCGGGGTCTGCTGTTCGACCAGCCGACAGCAGCCTTCGACGCCGCCTTCACCCGCCGCGAGGACGGTTGA
- a CDS encoding helix-turn-helix domain-containing protein has product MPEVVAVGAEPTAETLRLMALLATGATDRAIARELGVSTRTVHRKIARLQSLLGVRSRFQLGVCAAGHRWL; this is encoded by the coding sequence GTGCCGGAGGTGGTGGCGGTGGGCGCCGAACCCACCGCCGAGACCCTGCGGCTGATGGCCCTGCTGGCCACCGGCGCCACCGACCGCGCGATCGCGCGGGAGCTGGGCGTGAGCACCCGGACGGTGCACCGCAAGATCGCCCGGCTCCAGTCGCTGCTGGGCGTGCGGTCCCGGTTCCAGCTGGGCGTGTGCGCGGCCGGCCACCGCTGGCTCTAG
- a CDS encoding alpha/beta fold hydrolase codes for MAVASLNGLTISYDDTGSGEPVVLVMGMGATGRVWHLHQVPALVDAGYRAITFDNRGITPSPPGFTIDDLVADTAALIEHLDVGPCRLVGTSMGAQVVTELALVRPDLVSQAVMMATRGRPDVMRAAMGAAERELRDSSVVLPPRYEAVNRALRNLSPRTLNDDEAVRQWLDLFELSPILWTPGLRGQLDLDITGNRLDAYRDIRTPCLVIGFADDVRLPAHLGREVADAIPTAEFVVLEGCGHYGYLERPDAVNAAILTFFAAGHP; via the coding sequence GTGGCCGTCGCGAGCCTCAACGGCCTGACGATCTCCTACGACGACACCGGTTCCGGCGAGCCGGTCGTGCTGGTGATGGGCATGGGCGCCACCGGCCGGGTGTGGCACCTGCACCAGGTGCCCGCGCTGGTCGACGCGGGGTACCGGGCGATCACGTTCGACAACCGGGGGATCACGCCGTCGCCGCCCGGGTTCACCATCGACGACCTGGTCGCCGACACCGCCGCGTTGATCGAGCACCTGGACGTGGGTCCGTGCCGACTGGTGGGGACGTCGATGGGCGCGCAGGTGGTCACCGAGTTGGCGTTGGTCCGGCCGGACCTGGTGTCGCAGGCGGTCATGATGGCCACGCGCGGGCGTCCGGACGTCATGCGCGCGGCGATGGGCGCGGCGGAGCGGGAGTTGCGGGACTCGTCGGTCGTGCTGCCTCCGCGGTACGAAGCGGTGAACCGGGCGCTGCGCAACCTGTCCCCGCGCACGCTCAACGACGACGAGGCCGTCCGGCAGTGGCTGGACCTGTTCGAGCTGTCGCCAATCCTGTGGACGCCGGGCCTGCGCGGCCAGCTCGACCTGGACATCACGGGCAACCGGCTCGACGCCTACCGGGACATCCGCACGCCGTGCCTGGTGATCGGGTTCGCCGACGACGTTCGGCTGCCCGCGCACCTGGGGCGCGAGGTGGCGGACGCGATCCCGACCGCGGAGTTCGTGGTGCTGGAGGGGTGCGGGCACTACGGCTACTTGGAACGGCCGGACGCGGTCAACGCCGCGATTCTCACCTTCTTCGCCGCTGGACACCCTTAG
- a CDS encoding FecCD family ABC transporter permease, whose translation MSQRSFAVSVGLVAVIFVIGVLALGTGAIPVAPLDVVRTLLGNGSRITNFAVLDLRLPRVLIALAVGAALGMSGAVFQSLSRNALGSPDIIGFNYGAATGGLLVILVFGGSAFSVSVGALVGGVVTAVLVYVLAWQRGVRGLRLVLTGIGVSAILQAVNFYLIVNAGVADVTRATVWLTGSLNNLGWPQLWPPVVALFVLVPALLFGARWLEMLEMGDETARALGVPVEGSRVYLLVVGTAACAVATAAAGPIAFVALVAPQVAKRLTRSAGAGLLPAAWAGALLVLAADFAAQRFAGNLPVGVATGALGGVYLGWLLWRRR comes from the coding sequence ATGAGTCAGCGGTCGTTCGCCGTGTCGGTGGGGCTGGTGGCGGTGATCTTCGTCATCGGCGTGCTGGCACTGGGCACGGGGGCCATTCCCGTCGCACCGCTTGACGTTGTCCGGACTTTGCTGGGCAACGGGAGTCGTATCACCAACTTCGCCGTGCTGGACCTGCGGTTGCCGCGCGTGCTGATCGCCCTGGCGGTGGGCGCGGCACTGGGAATGAGCGGCGCGGTGTTCCAGAGCTTGTCGCGCAACGCCCTGGGCAGCCCGGACATCATCGGCTTCAACTACGGCGCCGCGACCGGTGGTCTGTTGGTGATCCTGGTGTTCGGCGGCAGTGCGTTCTCCGTGTCGGTGGGCGCCCTGGTCGGTGGCGTCGTGACCGCGGTGCTGGTGTACGTGCTGGCGTGGCAGCGGGGTGTGCGCGGGTTGCGGCTGGTGCTGACCGGGATCGGGGTCAGCGCGATCTTGCAGGCGGTCAACTTCTACCTGATCGTCAACGCGGGGGTCGCGGACGTGACCCGGGCGACCGTGTGGCTGACCGGCAGCCTGAACAACCTCGGCTGGCCGCAGTTGTGGCCGCCGGTGGTCGCCCTGTTCGTTCTGGTTCCGGCCTTGCTGTTCGGGGCGCGGTGGCTGGAAATGCTGGAAATGGGCGATGAGACCGCGCGTGCGTTGGGCGTGCCGGTGGAGGGCAGCCGGGTGTACCTGCTGGTCGTGGGGACGGCGGCGTGCGCGGTGGCGACGGCGGCGGCGGGTCCGATCGCGTTCGTGGCCCTGGTCGCGCCGCAGGTGGCCAAGCGCCTGACCCGATCGGCCGGGGCGGGGCTGCTGCCGGCCGCGTGGGCGGGGGCGTTGTTGGTGCTGGCGGCGGACTTCGCGGCACAACGGTTCGCGGGCAACCTGCCGGTGGGCGTGGCGACCGGAGCGCTGGGCGGGGTGTACCTGGGCTGGCTCCTCTGGCGCCGCCGCTGA
- a CDS encoding MbtH family protein produces the protein MTNPFDDDSGRFYALVNDEGQYSLWPTFAEVPAGWRVVFGEDSREACLAHIEANWVDMRPRSLVESER, from the coding sequence GTGACGAACCCCTTCGACGACGACAGCGGGCGCTTCTACGCGCTGGTCAACGACGAGGGTCAGTACTCGCTGTGGCCCACCTTCGCCGAGGTCCCGGCGGGTTGGCGGGTCGTGTTCGGTGAGGACTCGCGGGAAGCGTGCCTGGCCCACATCGAGGCCAACTGGGTCGACATGAGGCCGCGCAGCCTGGTCGAGAGCGAGCGCTGA
- the entS gene encoding enterobactin transporter EntS has product MRLGELVIDISPLRTDPAYRLVFGAQTVTVLTTALTNVAINLHVYQITGSSVQVGLVGLVFGAALLVGLLAGGVLADRVDRRKLILGSRGVVAVVLAGLAVNAASPSPLLWFVYVAAVLAGAVAGLGGSALMAVIPTLVSPAHITAAGALITLTSQFGAMVGPSIAGVIASGPGVAACFAIDAVGYVVAVALLWRLPSLRAESDEAQQHPLRSLAEGWKFVRGNAVVRGLLVIDLWAMVFAMPYALFPQMADEVLGGGAYTVGLLFTAPAVGAFVGGLFSGWTGRFRHSGRALIASVLVWGVSITAFGLSGNLWLALLCLVVAGVGDTTSEILRRALLQHHTPDRLQGRVSSLWLAQATCGPAVGSAEAGLAARLLGPGLGVAAGGVVCILGVCLVALTMPGLRRADLRGEPWPSRASTA; this is encoded by the coding sequence GTGCGCCTCGGCGAACTCGTGATCGACATCTCACCCCTGCGCACGGATCCCGCCTACCGGCTGGTGTTCGGCGCGCAGACGGTGACCGTGCTGACCACCGCGTTGACCAACGTCGCGATCAACCTGCACGTCTACCAAATCACCGGCTCGTCGGTCCAGGTCGGACTGGTGGGCCTGGTGTTCGGTGCGGCGCTGCTGGTGGGGTTGCTCGCCGGGGGAGTGCTGGCCGACCGGGTGGACCGGCGCAAGCTGATCCTGGGCTCGCGCGGGGTCGTGGCGGTCGTGCTGGCCGGGTTGGCGGTCAACGCGGCGAGTCCGTCGCCGCTGCTGTGGTTCGTGTACGTGGCCGCGGTGTTGGCCGGTGCGGTCGCAGGGCTGGGCGGGTCGGCGTTGATGGCCGTGATCCCGACCCTGGTCTCACCCGCGCACATCACCGCCGCCGGCGCGCTGATCACGTTGACCAGCCAGTTCGGCGCGATGGTCGGGCCGTCGATCGCCGGTGTCATCGCGTCGGGGCCGGGTGTGGCGGCGTGCTTCGCGATCGACGCGGTCGGGTACGTGGTGGCGGTGGCGTTGCTGTGGCGGTTGCCGTCGCTGCGCGCGGAGTCCGACGAAGCCCAGCAGCACCCGTTGCGGTCGCTGGCCGAGGGCTGGAAGTTCGTGCGGGGCAACGCGGTCGTGCGCGGCCTGCTGGTCATCGACCTGTGGGCGATGGTGTTCGCGATGCCGTACGCGTTGTTCCCGCAGATGGCCGACGAGGTGCTGGGCGGCGGCGCGTACACCGTGGGTCTGCTGTTCACCGCGCCGGCCGTGGGCGCGTTCGTCGGCGGGTTGTTCAGCGGGTGGACCGGGCGGTTCCGGCACAGCGGGCGGGCGCTGATCGCGTCCGTGCTGGTGTGGGGCGTGTCGATCACCGCGTTCGGGTTGTCGGGCAACCTGTGGTTGGCGTTGCTGTGCCTGGTGGTCGCCGGTGTCGGTGACACGACCTCGGAGATCCTGCGGCGCGCGTTGTTGCAGCACCACACCCCGGACCGCTTGCAGGGTCGGGTGAGCAGCCTGTGGTTGGCGCAGGCGACGTGCGGTCCGGCGGTGGGCAGCGCGGAGGCCGGTCTGGCGGCGCGGCTGCTCGGCCCCGGGCTCGGCGTCGCCGCCGGCGGTGTCGTGTGCATCCTCGGCGTGTGCCTGGTGGCCCTGACCATGCCCGGTCTGCGCCGGGCCGACCTGCGAGGAGAGCCGTGGCCGTCGCGAGCCTCAACGGCCTGA
- a CDS encoding salicylate synthase — protein MTEYDLEEIATGSADPLELVARLARAGFDDYVVYERGGAWTFAGGALATVTLDAGHVRVVHGGEQVERPWTGSPGQALGEALAGLGIPGWRAYGRVDFGFSGLVPGLALRGADVPAGEIVRLIVPRTEVTLGDGRAVVRSVDARELDRVREVLRGEFGTGSVQAAPVDIRADGASYRERVAQAVKEIRQGQYQKVILSRSVRIPFPVDIVATYELGRRGNTPARSFVLRLDGAEAAGFSPEIIVSVDAEGRVVTQPLAGTRAFGRGAEVDAAARTELETDPKEVFEHAVSVRTAQEELRRICAPDSVRVGDFMGIKERGSVQHLASLVNGDLAPGRTAWDALEAVFPAVTASGIPKRESLDAISRMDETRGLYSGAVITAGEDGSLDAALVLRAVYQEADRAWLRAGAGIVADSTPEREFEETCEKLSSVAPFVVKA, from the coding sequence GTGACCGAGTACGACCTGGAAGAGATCGCGACGGGGTCGGCTGATCCGCTGGAACTGGTCGCGCGGCTGGCGCGGGCCGGGTTCGACGACTACGTGGTCTACGAGCGCGGGGGCGCGTGGACGTTCGCGGGTGGCGCGCTGGCCACGGTGACCTTGGACGCCGGGCACGTGCGGGTCGTCCACGGCGGTGAGCAGGTCGAACGGCCTTGGACGGGGTCGCCGGGGCAGGCGTTGGGCGAGGCGCTCGCCGGGCTGGGCATCCCGGGGTGGCGTGCCTACGGCCGGGTCGACTTCGGGTTTTCCGGCCTGGTCCCGGGGCTCGCCCTGCGCGGCGCGGACGTGCCGGCGGGGGAGATCGTGCGGCTGATCGTGCCGCGCACCGAGGTGACGCTGGGCGACGGCCGGGCCGTGGTCCGCTCGGTCGACGCCCGTGAGCTGGACCGGGTGCGCGAGGTGCTGCGTGGCGAGTTCGGCACCGGTTCCGTCCAGGCCGCGCCGGTCGACATCCGGGCCGACGGCGCCAGCTACCGCGAGCGGGTGGCGCAGGCGGTCAAGGAGATCCGGCAGGGGCAGTACCAGAAGGTGATCCTGTCCCGGTCGGTGCGCATCCCGTTCCCGGTGGACATCGTCGCCACCTACGAGCTCGGTCGACGCGGCAACACCCCGGCGCGGTCGTTCGTGCTGCGCCTGGACGGCGCGGAGGCGGCCGGGTTCAGCCCGGAGATCATCGTGTCGGTGGACGCGGAGGGCCGGGTCGTGACCCAGCCGCTGGCCGGGACGCGCGCGTTCGGCCGGGGCGCCGAGGTGGACGCGGCGGCGCGCACCGAGCTGGAGACCGACCCCAAGGAGGTCTTCGAGCACGCCGTGTCCGTGCGCACCGCGCAGGAGGAGCTGCGCCGGATCTGCGCACCGGACTCCGTGCGCGTCGGCGACTTCATGGGCATCAAGGAACGCGGCTCCGTGCAACACCTCGCGTCCCTGGTCAACGGCGACCTCGCCCCGGGTCGCACGGCGTGGGACGCGCTGGAGGCGGTGTTCCCGGCGGTGACGGCGTCGGGCATCCCGAAGCGCGAGTCCCTGGACGCCATCTCCCGCATGGACGAAACCCGCGGCTTGTACTCGGGCGCCGTGATCACCGCCGGCGAGGACGGCTCCCTGGACGCGGCCCTGGTGCTGCGCGCGGTCTACCAGGAGGCCGACCGGGCGTGGCTGCGCGCGGGCGCGGGCATCGTGGCGGACTCCACGCCGGAGCGCGAGTTCGAGGAAACCTGCGAGAAGCTGTCCTCGGTGGCACCCTTCGTCGTCAAGGCCTGA
- a CDS encoding (2,3-dihydroxybenzoyl)adenylate synthase, translated as MLDGCVPWPSELVERYRAEGYWTDQPLDELLRGGARRHPERTALVAADGTRWTYAELDAWADRIAAGLHGLGLRAEERVVVQLPNVPEFVALFFALLRVGVLPVLALPAHRESEIVPLCELSEAVAYFIADTDGDFDYRELARTVRKAVPSLRHVFVVGDTAEFEALPEAAPVDLPAPDPVAPALFLLSGGTTGTPKLIPRSHNDYLYNARASAEVSGFSENTVYLVALPAAHNFALASPGLLGAMAAGGTVVLAPDPSADTVFELVERERVTVTAVVPPIALLWMDVVDFMDADLSSLELLQVGGAKFNSEPASRVRETLGCDLQQVFGMAEGLLNFTRLDDSDELKTTTQGAPLCPADEVLIVDEDGSPVAPGESGELLTRGPYTLRGYYKAEAHNARAFTDDGFYRSGDVVRQLPSGHLVVEGRRKDQINRGGEKIPAEELENHLLAHPAVHDAAVVGMPDEVMGERTCAFIVPKGEAPTLREVTAFLRERGVASYKLPDRVEALESFPLTKVGKVSKVELVRRLTGAAG; from the coding sequence ATGCTGGACGGCTGTGTGCCCTGGCCCAGTGAGCTGGTGGAGCGCTACCGGGCGGAGGGGTACTGGACCGACCAGCCCCTGGACGAGCTGCTGCGCGGCGGCGCGCGCCGGCACCCGGAGCGGACCGCGCTCGTGGCCGCCGACGGCACCCGCTGGACCTACGCCGAGCTGGACGCGTGGGCCGACCGGATCGCCGCCGGACTGCACGGCCTGGGCCTGCGCGCCGAAGAGCGCGTCGTGGTGCAACTGCCGAACGTGCCCGAGTTCGTGGCGCTGTTCTTCGCGTTGCTGCGGGTCGGCGTGCTGCCGGTGCTGGCGCTGCCCGCGCACCGCGAGAGCGAGATCGTGCCGCTGTGCGAGCTGAGCGAGGCGGTCGCGTACTTCATCGCCGACACGGACGGCGACTTCGACTACCGCGAGCTGGCCCGGACCGTGCGCAAGGCGGTCCCGTCCCTGCGGCACGTCTTCGTCGTCGGCGACACCGCCGAGTTCGAGGCGCTGCCCGAGGCCGCGCCCGTCGACCTGCCCGCGCCCGACCCGGTGGCCCCCGCGTTGTTCCTGCTCTCCGGCGGCACCACCGGGACCCCGAAGCTCATCCCCCGCAGCCACAACGACTACCTCTACAACGCGCGCGCCAGCGCCGAGGTGTCCGGGTTCAGCGAGAACACCGTCTACCTGGTCGCCCTGCCCGCCGCGCACAACTTCGCCCTCGCCTCCCCCGGCCTGCTGGGCGCGATGGCCGCCGGCGGCACCGTCGTCCTCGCGCCCGACCCCAGCGCGGACACCGTGTTCGAGCTGGTCGAACGCGAACGGGTCACCGTGACGGCGGTCGTGCCGCCGATCGCGCTGCTGTGGATGGACGTCGTGGACTTCATGGACGCCGACCTGTCGTCGCTGGAGCTGCTCCAGGTCGGCGGGGCGAAGTTCAACTCCGAGCCCGCCTCCCGCGTCCGGGAGACGCTGGGCTGCGACCTCCAGCAGGTGTTCGGCATGGCCGAGGGACTGCTGAACTTCACGCGCCTGGACGACTCCGACGAGCTCAAGACCACCACCCAGGGCGCTCCCCTGTGTCCGGCGGACGAGGTGCTCATCGTCGACGAAGACGGTTCGCCCGTCGCACCCGGCGAGAGCGGCGAACTGCTGACGCGCGGGCCGTACACCCTGCGCGGCTACTACAAGGCCGAGGCGCACAACGCGCGCGCGTTCACCGACGACGGTTTTTACCGCAGCGGGGACGTGGTGCGGCAACTGCCGTCCGGGCACCTGGTGGTCGAGGGGCGGCGCAAGGACCAGATCAACCGGGGCGGCGAGAAGATCCCCGCCGAGGAGCTGGAGAACCACCTGCTCGCGCACCCGGCCGTGCACGACGCCGCCGTGGTCGGGATGCCCGATGAGGTCATGGGCGAGCGGACCTGCGCGTTCATCGTGCCCAAGGGAGAGGCGCCGACGCTGCGCGAGGTCACGGCGTTCCTGCGGGAGCGCGGGGTCGCCTCCTACAAGCTGCCCGACCGGGTGGAGGCGCTGGAGTCCTTCCCGCTGACCAAGGTCGGCAAGGTCAGCAAGGTCGAGCTGGTGCGCCGGCTCACCGGGGCCGCCGGGTGA